CAATTAGATTGACTCTCAACAACAAAGCATTCACGTATGCCTATAGTGATATATACATTTACATTGTTGTTTCATTAATACCATGTATTGGGATACTCTCCCAAATTGAGGACCAAGCCTCCACATAGTTTAAACAACATTGATGGTGGTAGAAGCATCTACAAGTCCATCACTATTGTAAATTTCCGTTAATAAATTTgctaaatttattaaaatcatttacaATGATAACATATATTTCTTTCATATGTTATATTCTTTGAAAACTTACATGTGCATTTCCATGTTGATGCTCTCAACTTAGATGACATATCTTGTTTTCGTGCATTTCATCTCAAACCATGCACCACGTTTCTCACGAACTCGTTATAcgtttgatgtttgatgtttgattTGTGACTTATTACATAAGTCATGATCACAACCCGCTCGTTGTGTCCGTGTAAATTAATTTTTACACTTTGTACCAAAATGTGTATCCTTTTGACAACTTATTAGTAGTCAAAATAACGGATACACCAATGATATCTAAACATCAAATCCCAAAGTGTTattattttcaacacactttagAACGAAATAAACGCAATTACATCGTTCTGTCATGTTTTAAGGTACTCCCTCAATGGAACACGTATAACTTGTTTCGTCTTGAAACTCTAAACTTGAATAATCACAAGTTGTCCAAAAAATATAAAGTTGTTTACAATTAACTACTCGCAAGTAATTGAGCAACTTATTATATTTATAACAACATCGAGTTGTTTTTCCCCAAATAGTCTATCCGAGACTATTATATGGTTGAAGACGTTATACTTCTCGTGGAAGTATCGAATCACTTATACTTTGCAAAGACATGTTTTATTCGTTCAAAACGTTTCTCATTTTTGCAAGTGTTTTAATATTAAACTATATATTTACGTTTTGATTACAAATCAAGACAATAAACCTTATAatagtttaataaataaaacaatttcaaactcgctcgtttgaaaataaaacgaatacACATCGTTTTAATAAATGGTTTATCATATTCAAACCATTTCTAACCGATGTTAGATAATAACAATTACCAATCGTTAAAATGAGTGGTTTGTATGATAACCAATTCTAATATGCTAATTAGAATTTAAATGTTTAACAAACATTCAAAATATTCGGTTTTTATAAAGTAAACCGGTTCTAACGCGCTCGTTAGAAATAAAACGAATACAATTATTCACTTTTGGTTTAAATGGAcgttttctaacacgctcgttagaaatgaacacaaatcttttctaacacgctcgttagaaaatatataaaacgATTACAAATCATCTTAAATAGTTTATCATAGCTAACCCGGTTCTAACCCGCTCGTTAGAAATTAACGATTGCAAATCGTTAACATAGTTGGTTATAAGATAAACTAAttctaatacgctcattagaaaATTAAACGATTATTTATTGTCATAAGCCGTTttggtttatataaaataaacgttTTCTAACCCGATTGTTAGAAATAAATAATTGACAAAGTCGTTAAAttgtttctaacacgctcgttagaaaataaACAACTATCAAACTCTTTAAATCGTTTCTAACACGATCGTTAAAAGTAATCGATTACAAAATTTGTTTcgaagtttataaaaaaatataaactatttttaacaCGCTCATTAGAAATAGACAAATAAAAATCGTTTAAACGTATGTGGAAAAAATCCGTTTCTAACTCGCTTGTTAGAAATTAATAGTTTAGATGATACCGTTACAAGGTTTATTATCCAAAATAATTGTCTCCAACACGCTCGTCGGTAATTAtttgaaataataatattttctaacacgctcgttagaaaatctAAACATATATTTTCTAGCACACTCGTTAGAAAATCTAATCGTCTTTTAACAAGTTAGTTTTACACAATCATCCTATCTAACACGCTCATTAGATATAAAGGATGATATTAAAacttattattctataaaattctaacacgctcgttagagatATAAAAAGTTTTAATCTTGTTATTCTTTCAACAatgtttctaacacgctcgttagaaaatattaaaactagttattttataaaataattacttTCTAAAATGCTaattagaaaatataaaaatttaagtCTTTTAAAACCAACATTAATCTCACAATTATGGTTACTAAAAgcttattaaaaataaattaaacgttACAAACATTTAATTTGTAAGGGGTTACAAAATAAAATtttctaatacgctcattagaaaATTTAGTATTTCAAAAACTTATTGAAATACATATTATTTTGTATATGTTCGGTTTTATCTAATCACGAACAAAAATCATGAACTCCAAAACTTGAATCAAAAGTCGTTTTGCAACCCGGTATTCGGATTAAAGATTGTACTCCAATCATAAAATTAATCCGACTCATTGTACTAAATAAATATTTCCCAAAAAAATATTTTCAAGATTTTAACAAAAATCTCATTAAATATTTTAACTTTCGTGAACCTAAATCCTCGTAGAGAAGGGatttaagattgtagcaacaatcttcacgaaagtctgttttaagattgtaggaactaggttcactttttattaaaatatattacaaaatatataataacgagactatcgttatttgtgggaaactattctagtacaataccggttacatAACCTAAGTAAATAAAAGTAATATACAATttaattgtaccaatcttgatcCAAGTCGATGTCTTTAGAAGAACTGCAACCGCACCTTCTTGTACGAAGTACTCCGCTGCAAGACAAGCAAAATATGGTTGACgcttttggttgaggcacgtgttcgacacgcttcccttaaaacagattccgcgcctcctctcagacggtctgtctcccagggtacaacaaccggaacagtatgtgtactgccggagatggcaccCACGCCCGAGATCACACCGGGTATCATGGTGTTTAGAATTGTTGATGGAAATATGAAGTTGTGAATAATTTAGAGAATGCTATTCTCTAAAATCTCATAAGATGTAGAGATTGCTCTTGAGTATCTTTTCCTTATcctcaaataaataaacaatattgaTTTTATAAAGAGATACATCAAGACTCATTCAACCCCTTAATGTTTGTCATAAACAAGGTCATTAATCTTGTAATTAACAAGATAATTAATCTTGTAATAACAAGAGTTTAAACTCTaaattaatggatattaagtggtagtAAAAACAAAACTGCCAGTCAACTTATGGCACCAGTGGAAACCGTCTAACATTAACTCTCTAGTAAGTAGACTGGTTTGAACGGTCTAGTGAGCATGCAGGCGCGCCTTAGTTGAGCCTACACTACGCTTCCGCGGAGACACACAATTTTGCACCACGCGCTAATTGGATGCCACTACGCATACCAGGACGCCACCTGGTTATGTGCCATCCATATTCGTACGCCACTTGCAGTCTTCGCCATAGCCAATGACGTGCGCCATGCGCCATGCCAAGGCATCCACCTATGCCACCCAAGTGTGCGCTATAAGCggacccgccatgtatctgaccacgcgctaatggtcaaaaatacaaaggcggcgtGCGAAGTTCAAAACACACCACATTGGGCTTATAGCCCACATCACGCGCGCATATGTGCAGGTGCGGTGCACCCTTTGGTCCCCACTAGTGTTTGCCTtcaaggagtgctcctccttatataccactttaagttttgtcattccacctatgtgggacaaggtgacaAATCTTAATccatttttctcatctttgtttgttccaaacatacaacttcaagcttcgatatctcattcatcttagctctatttggacatagtttgaacacaaacccataaataattatttatacaacacatatataaatattattgatgtccaaaatatttagtgaaaaactcattttcactaaatttccaacatcaaattcctccctccacaaaccaagatcaattttacaaagaaaagcttcccaattccatcccattccattccatgaaacaaACAATATCTTATTGTATTTTAAAACTGTTCAAAACACAATCCCAAACACCCTTTTCTTTTCTGTTCGTATGTGTTGTGCTTCGTTAGGCATtcttatatattaataaaaattcaAACACTTTTGtcataaaacaaaatttaaatattattaacAAACATGTAAATTTAAAGGGAATATGAATTCGTGTTAGTTTCAAATGATAGGGGACATTGTATCCTTTAAAGCTTTGAATCCCAACCTTACTAGTGCCACACCAAATCACCTCATACTTATCATTATCATGTGACAGGTGAATCAAGTTTGCCGAGCGGTCGATTAATATGTTATTTCAGCTAAGCCTGTCACATCGTGTTAGACACGACATGTTAAGATACGAACACGGAATAAGTAAAtccgaacacgaacacgacatgcaATCTTATCGTGTCAGTTTTTCCAAACACGAACTTGataataaacaggttacacaAATACGACCTTGTTAATACACGAAAAAATTTACAAGCGTATGATACGACTTGTAAAGACACGAGCATGACCTGTTAAAACACAAACACGACCTACTAAGACACGAACTCGCCCTGGAGGGGTGGTGTGTGGAGTCTAGGGCAGGCATATCGTATCAGACACGACCTGTTAAGGCACAAATATAACATGTTAATTGTTAAGACACAAACATGACCTGTCAAGACAagaacacgataagacacgaacacgaaatAGGTAAAGACGAACACGACACAAAAACTAACAGGTCTTATTTCGTGTCGACCTGTTTAAGACACAAAACCTGTTAAGGATCAAACTTGAACTTGTTAAGATCGTGTCGTTTCGTGTCGTGTTTTTATGTTCGTATCTGAAATTGCCAGCCCTAGTTTCTGCCAAACTAATAAGTGACAGATattttaaaatttctttcatAAATCATGTTTATCCTAATAGTATTGGCTTTTGAGCATGAAACCCATCTAATAGTATTGGCTTTTGAGCATTAAACCTAGTATTGGCTTTTGAGCATTAAACCCATATGTGAATGTGATACTCGTTTGAGTACGTGGCTTACCTAATTAATTAATGAGTTATGATTTTTACTATTTTACTCCCACTTGGTATCAATATTTAAGAGTTAAGACAACGGCTCACTTCCTTACATTTAATATAGATTTGCATACGACATATGGATATACATTTCTataaaacaattaaacaaataagAAGACACCTTTACCGATATTTCCCACCAACGAACTATTCATGTCCTACATTAGTTTAAGTTATATTGCATATTTTGatttatctttcggacacttcATATAAGTTGGTAAACAAACTGACAAATTCTATAATTATTTGAAATTAATATAGTCATTCCTACAACTTTGTATGAACAAGTCAAATTCTAGAATCAACAGTGATTATAAGTAATGGAGATGGTTAGGGAGACCATGATTGctatggtttaatccatgcaaaccatggtggatcaagaagggggtggtgtagccttcaATTCATGTTCTTAGGTGtcgaatcatgtcccaaccatgacccGCATACCTTTTAGACACTTTGATTACTTAATGTTGTTATCCTAAGTTAATAAGGATGATCATATATATAAATAGTGTTAAAGACTTATGGCGATTTGAAACTTAAAACCAGCTATGTAACCCtttattatatatgtaatttTTCTTCATTTATTGAATGTGTAGCTATGCATATGTGATAAGGCTGTGAGTTATGGTTGGAGCCCTACATGTGATTTATTGTGACACATCATTGACACGTAGACGTCACGTAGGACAATGAGCTATTGCATCTTCACAATAACACCCATGATATGAGTTAAAGCCCCACAATAACAccccttatttatttatttatttagttttaaaGGTTTAAAATTGATGTGAGTCCCACTTTTCATCCGCTATTGTTAGCCAATGCATTCACAAACCAACAATAGCGACCCTCATTGGTGCCCACAATATAAAGAAGGGGGCGCTATTGACAGTTTCTAGTAAAGCGGCATGGGGATGATGCTGATACCGTATAATCAAGGACACTATCTATCATTTTAAACTTTTTAAAACAAGCTTATAGTCTAGAACAAATAAAAAATCAGTTAAAACCGTTTAACATGTAAAATCAACAATCCGACTGATCCACTCAACCCAGCCGAATAGGGAATAAAGAAAACACGCTTTTATGATTCATTTTCACatgaaaaacatttaaaaatattaaatatctATTGTTTAACAAGATATTCATTTTTAAGTAGACAAGTGACAACGACACACAACACTATTTCCTCAAAGAATTTTTCAAAGTCATTAGCCATGGCCGTCCTTCACTCTATTTTCTTCCTTCCTTGCAACACCCTCTCACAACTCTTTTAAATCTCCATAAACTGATCAAATCCAAATCTCCATTTCCACAAATTCTTAGTCAAACATGAAGATCTCACCAAAAGTCAAACTCATTCTCTGCATTTTCTCAATCTTTTCATCTTCAACTTCAACCAATGCATTCCTCCACTTTTTCCCCAACATTTCATCCATTCCACCTTCATTATTACCAAACACCACCAAAAGTGCTTGGAACACCTTCACCAACCTCTCCGGTTGCCACTCCGGCCAAAATGTTGCCGGTATTTCCAAACTCAAATCTTATTTCCGTTACTTCGGTTACATAAGTAACAATATCAACACCACCAGCAAAAACAACTTCACCGATGAGTTCGACGACGCGCTTGAACGCGCCGTCTTAAACTACCAGAAGAATTTCAACCTAAACACTACCGGTGAACTGGATGAAGAGACGGTGAAACAAATCTTAAAACCTAGATGTGGAGTTGCAGATATCGTGAACGGATCTACAACTATGAATTCAGGTAAAGTCACGCCGCCGCCGAGTAACGGCAACACCGTGGCTCACTACTCGTTTTTCCCCGGGCGGCCACGGTGGCCGTCACGGCGGCGTGACTTAACCTATGCGTTTGATCCACGCAACCAGCTTTCCGCCGACGTGAAACGCGTTTTCGCTAACGCGTTCAGTCGGTGGTCAGAATGGACGCCGTTAACGTTTACCGAAAGCGGTAACTACTTCACTGCTGATATGAAGATCGGATTCTACGCTGGAGAACATGGCGATGGTGAGGAGTTTGACGGTGTGTTGGGGACGTTAGCTCACGCGTTTGCACCGCCTAGAGGCTTGTTGCATCTAGACAGTGACGAAACGTGGATTGTTGGTGAAATATCTGGTTCTGGAACAGGAGCAGAAATGGATCTGGAATCAGTGGCGGTGCATGAGATCGGGCATTTGTTAGGGTTAGGACACTCGTCGGTGGAAAATGCGATTATGTTTCCGACGATAGCTTCGGGGATGAGGAAGGTGGAGCTTGATAGAGATGATGTTGAAGGTATACAGGAGTTGTACGGTTCAAACCCTGGTAATAATGGGACGACTGGACCGTCGTTTGGGGAGAGGGAAGTGAGTCGGGGGTGTCGTGACTCGTTCATGGGTTGGATCTTGTTATTGGCCGTTGGATTGACTTTGTTTGTGTTGTaaatgattgatgatgatttttttttgaaagcatgatttttattttttagttttgagATTTGTCTTCAATGATTTTTTTGGATTATTGAGGGTGTAGTggagatgttttttttttttttttttaatatattcttT
The sequence above is drawn from the Helianthus annuus cultivar XRQ/B chromosome 12, HanXRQr2.0-SUNRISE, whole genome shotgun sequence genome and encodes:
- the LOC110896101 gene encoding metalloendoproteinase 5-MMP: MKISPKVKLILCIFSIFSSSTSTNAFLHFFPNISSIPPSLLPNTTKSAWNTFTNLSGCHSGQNVAGISKLKSYFRYFGYISNNINTTSKNNFTDEFDDALERAVLNYQKNFNLNTTGELDEETVKQILKPRCGVADIVNGSTTMNSGKVTPPPSNGNTVAHYSFFPGRPRWPSRRRDLTYAFDPRNQLSADVKRVFANAFSRWSEWTPLTFTESGNYFTADMKIGFYAGEHGDGEEFDGVLGTLAHAFAPPRGLLHLDSDETWIVGEISGSGTGAEMDLESVAVHEIGHLLGLGHSSVENAIMFPTIASGMRKVELDRDDVEGIQELYGSNPGNNGTTGPSFGEREVSRGCRDSFMGWILLLAVGLTLFVL